In Streptomyces sp. NBC_00448, the following are encoded in one genomic region:
- a CDS encoding AAA family ATPase, with translation MQPERVSELSDLLTRARSARAGKGNTVLVRSVSGMRCSTFLGEVAERVRRLGSMVLSTSCSPSDAQSQLGVVRQLVAAALEVANRDRATEDEEFLHGVLEGAGPFDHRLFEALREVFARGARRQPLVVVVDHIQWMDETSLRWFGYLVRHLNNLPVLLVLAYRTDETAVDRKLTDDISKRDQCFTLTLSPLSSHSVREVVEAAYSGQGCDDEFVQVCAETSRGRPSRLDKLLASLTADFVPPRASQIEQIRRCGARIEAEAAADRLLRQPVHLREVAEVATVLGEEGDCAVIADMLNLYGDAISGLIAELTPVGIFRETGAPGRYRFSSAELRSLIHRDMSADARRSLHMRTARRLNDLGAPLAQVAEHLLQADMSDDAWACSVLKEAADDALKTGDPKTCAKYARRVLRDRIPDEERAEVLWLLGRAEALFAPAAADRHLDEAVRLFSDPALQAGAIVERAHARVLRQGSAESALRPSRTVLAHVDHKAFAELGDSELRLSVQSLTHTVPSEGRAAALEALGGPTLSINLGVTPGERELLASIAGDLACRSEPCDVPLELVHRALAGERPSGSASMVLLLRCITILTWAGHLREAQRWADHMLTGALATDALFPRVIALCQRAKIAVRMGDLPVALAEAEQALALTTEHHEVKSCRAVAVTEVARARGAIGHYEGAVGLLQGLHDLPASTLGVRGMFRLHLGDLRGALADLMECGHRLEALGIVNPALSDWRSLAARAWKQLGNDKEARELAEAEVELARRWGDLAVTGRSLRSLGEVSSGAAAERAFAESVALLEQTDARLQLALSLVAAGQAHGRNGSLAQARRALHRGMLLAEESGARSLTTEARKSLLAAGGRLRRTPASGVPALTPTEHRVAMHAARGRTNRSIADLLHITPRTVEVHLTRVYGKLSIPGRTALADALGVNCAGSGNKRVKS, from the coding sequence GTGCAGCCTGAACGCGTGTCGGAACTCTCCGACCTTCTGACCCGTGCGCGCAGCGCCAGGGCAGGCAAGGGCAACACCGTTCTGGTCCGGTCCGTCTCGGGCATGCGATGTTCCACCTTCCTCGGTGAAGTAGCCGAACGGGTACGGCGCTTGGGCAGCATGGTGCTGAGCACGTCCTGTTCCCCTTCGGACGCACAGAGCCAACTCGGGGTTGTCCGACAGCTCGTGGCCGCCGCACTCGAGGTCGCCAACAGGGACCGGGCCACCGAGGACGAGGAATTTCTGCACGGCGTGCTCGAAGGCGCCGGCCCGTTCGACCATCGGCTCTTCGAAGCCCTGCGGGAGGTCTTCGCGCGAGGCGCACGCCGGCAGCCCCTGGTCGTCGTCGTCGATCACATCCAGTGGATGGACGAGACCTCACTGCGCTGGTTCGGCTATCTGGTACGCCACTTGAACAATCTGCCGGTCCTGCTGGTCCTGGCCTACCGGACCGACGAGACCGCGGTCGACCGCAAGCTGACCGACGACATATCCAAGCGGGACCAGTGTTTCACCCTCACCCTCAGCCCGCTCTCGTCGCACAGCGTGCGCGAAGTGGTGGAGGCCGCCTACTCCGGGCAGGGGTGCGACGACGAGTTCGTGCAGGTCTGCGCCGAGACATCCCGCGGGCGCCCCTCCCGCCTGGACAAGCTGCTGGCGTCCCTGACCGCCGACTTCGTGCCCCCTCGGGCGTCGCAGATCGAGCAGATACGGCGCTGCGGTGCACGAATAGAGGCCGAGGCCGCCGCCGACCGGCTGCTGCGCCAGCCCGTCCACCTCCGGGAGGTCGCCGAGGTCGCGACGGTGCTCGGCGAAGAAGGCGACTGCGCGGTGATCGCGGACATGCTCAACCTCTACGGGGACGCGATCAGCGGACTCATAGCGGAGCTCACCCCGGTGGGGATCTTTCGCGAGACGGGCGCCCCCGGCCGGTACCGCTTCAGCAGTGCGGAGCTGCGGAGCCTGATCCACCGTGACATGTCCGCCGATGCGCGGCGCTCTCTGCACATGCGGACCGCCCGGCGGCTGAACGATCTGGGGGCCCCGCTGGCGCAGGTTGCCGAGCACCTGCTCCAGGCCGACATGTCCGACGACGCGTGGGCGTGCAGCGTCCTGAAGGAAGCCGCGGACGACGCCCTGAAGACCGGCGACCCCAAGACCTGTGCCAAGTACGCGCGGCGCGTCCTCCGGGACAGGATTCCGGACGAGGAGCGCGCGGAGGTGCTCTGGCTGCTGGGCCGCGCCGAGGCGCTCTTCGCGCCCGCGGCCGCCGACCGCCATCTCGACGAGGCCGTCCGGCTGTTCTCCGACCCCGCGCTCCAGGCGGGGGCGATCGTGGAACGTGCCCACGCGCGAGTCCTGCGGCAGGGCAGCGCCGAGTCGGCTCTGCGTCCGTCCCGGACCGTACTCGCCCATGTCGACCACAAGGCGTTCGCCGAGCTCGGCGACTCCGAACTACGTCTGAGCGTGCAGTCCCTGACCCACACGGTTCCTTCCGAGGGCAGGGCGGCGGCCCTGGAGGCGCTCGGCGGTCCCACCCTGAGCATCAACCTCGGAGTCACCCCCGGCGAGCGGGAGTTACTCGCCTCCATCGCGGGCGATCTCGCGTGCAGATCCGAACCCTGCGATGTCCCGTTGGAGCTGGTGCACCGGGCGCTGGCGGGCGAGCGGCCGTCCGGAAGCGCTTCGATGGTGCTGCTGCTGCGATGCATCACCATACTGACGTGGGCAGGCCATCTGCGGGAAGCACAGCGCTGGGCCGATCACATGCTGACCGGAGCGCTGGCCACGGACGCGCTCTTCCCGCGGGTGATCGCCCTTTGCCAGCGCGCCAAGATCGCGGTGCGGATGGGCGACCTTCCGGTGGCGCTCGCCGAGGCGGAGCAGGCGCTGGCGCTCACCACCGAACATCACGAGGTGAAGAGCTGCCGTGCGGTCGCGGTGACCGAGGTCGCCAGGGCGCGCGGGGCGATCGGCCACTACGAGGGGGCCGTCGGCCTCCTGCAAGGACTCCACGACCTGCCCGCGAGCACCCTGGGCGTGCGGGGGATGTTCCGCCTGCACCTGGGTGACCTGCGGGGCGCACTCGCCGACCTGATGGAGTGCGGGCACCGGCTGGAGGCGCTGGGGATCGTCAACCCCGCCCTGAGCGACTGGCGCAGCCTCGCCGCGCGGGCGTGGAAACAGCTCGGCAACGACAAGGAGGCTCGCGAGCTCGCGGAGGCGGAGGTCGAACTGGCCCGCCGCTGGGGCGATCTCGCGGTGACGGGCCGGTCGTTGCGCTCGCTGGGGGAGGTGAGTTCGGGGGCGGCGGCGGAGCGCGCGTTCGCCGAGTCCGTGGCCCTGCTCGAACAGACCGACGCCCGGCTCCAGTTGGCGCTCTCGCTTGTCGCGGCCGGCCAGGCGCACGGGCGCAACGGCTCTCTCGCACAGGCCAGGCGGGCACTGCACCGGGGGATGCTGCTCGCCGAGGAGTCGGGGGCGCGTTCGCTCACCACCGAGGCGCGCAAATCGCTGCTCGCCGCGGGGGGACGGCTTCGGCGCACCCCGGCGTCCGGAGTGCCGGCCCTCACGCCGACCGAGCATCGCGTCGCCATGCACGCCGCCCGGGGGCGGACCAACAGGAGCATCGCCGACCTGCTGCACATCACCCCGCGCACCGTCGAGGTCCATCTCACCCGCGTCTACGGCAAATTGTCCATACCGGGACGGACCGCCCTCGCCGACGCCCTCGGCGTCAACTGCGCCGGGAGCGGGAACAAGCGCGTCAAGTCCTGA
- a CDS encoding methyltransferase domain-containing protein, whose amino-acid sequence MDDAAQQVGPAARSYRPEEELGGFEQEVTRLDHQAALTWAHEWRILRPLAPSGGGAVLDAGCGNGAVTAELSAALPGTRVVGLDAHPGLLERAGARGAGGPEPELFLGDVGDTPFADETFDLVLSRYVFQHLPEPIGVARELRRVLRPGGHLAVIDVDAGLWGTAEPDLSGFSEEAYRALGAAQSADGGDRLIARRLPRILRDAGFTDVTVQPFAYTSDEVGLAALAPQLSPERLLPLVERGALSLTAYLRAMTAWQNFVARDGFVLLLGFAVVGQR is encoded by the coding sequence ATGGATGACGCGGCACAGCAGGTGGGACCGGCCGCTCGTAGCTACCGCCCCGAGGAGGAACTGGGCGGCTTCGAGCAGGAGGTCACGCGACTGGACCACCAGGCCGCGCTGACCTGGGCCCATGAGTGGCGCATCCTGCGGCCGCTGGCGCCTTCCGGCGGTGGGGCGGTGCTGGACGCGGGCTGCGGAAACGGCGCGGTGACCGCGGAGTTGAGTGCCGCGCTGCCGGGGACCCGGGTGGTCGGCCTGGACGCGCACCCCGGACTCCTGGAGCGGGCGGGTGCCCGCGGGGCGGGCGGACCGGAGCCGGAGCTGTTCCTGGGCGACGTCGGCGACACCCCGTTCGCGGACGAGACGTTCGACCTGGTGCTCTCCCGGTACGTCTTCCAGCACCTGCCGGAGCCGATCGGCGTCGCACGGGAACTGCGCCGGGTCCTGCGGCCCGGCGGGCACCTTGCCGTGATCGACGTCGATGCCGGACTGTGGGGGACGGCGGAGCCCGATCTGTCCGGCTTCTCGGAAGAGGCGTACCGCGCCCTCGGCGCGGCGCAGTCCGCGGACGGCGGGGACCGGCTGATCGCCCGGCGGCTGCCCCGCATCCTCAGGGACGCCGGATTCACGGACGTGACCGTGCAGCCGTTCGCCTACACCAGCGACGAAGTGGGGCTTGCCGCCCTGGCGCCGCAGCTTTCCCCCGAGCGGCTGCTGCCGCTGGTCGAGCGGGGCGCGCTCAGCCTGACCGCGTACCTCCGGGCGATGACCGCCTGGCAGAACTTCGTGGCGCGGGACGGCTTCGTCCTGCTGCTGGGGTTCGCCGTGGTGGGACAGCGGTAG
- a CDS encoding NHLP bacteriocin export ABC transporter permease/ATPase subunit, giving the protein MSTSHFSINYGPDAMDLSELATVLSPRTDGVFALADPGRIWFVTEGMLDLFAASEEEGGRWTFLCRVGTGSVLCGARLDGPTLVGKPLPGGAVQSCTLGEALNVALPRVGYGAGAPASGLAKLLADGLDAGFVALADAVRTELPPREFVPLETDNADGSRRALLPPGAMARSVDGVVWIEVIRGSVALALTDFDESGGSTRPAPAPAPAPAPAQPPAQPAPPAHDPFATMGWPGRGVTKRFLVTESDWVRSADGATVGVLRTPEVMADPGFADEVLSQQRLLMRRLTDRMHSRRSTARREMNQRRRLDAETLQRSSQALASVLDPFRLSGSGDFDPADQDAYLAVARVVGHASGVEVTRTSTSEASDSRLGPVERIAVSSRFRTREVRLDGDWWKTDLGPLFAHLGSDATEGPGGPSDINVSKRTPVALIWHRGRYQVREPGGRTTRVGRSYAARLEPIAWMFYPPLPDEPLDRNALIRFGLRGSARDGALMIGLGLAAALLGLLVPVLTGKVLGVLVPHADRGPLTQVCVVLFAAALLSAVLSAVQNLSLLRLEGRFEARAQAAVWDRLLRLPTSFFNKTSTGELSNSAMGISTIRDVLSGITTQVVLGCLMFITNMSLLFFYSVPLALMALALALGGGLICLIVGIKQTKWQKLLTEHDHKLAGILFQMLGGLSKLRVAVAEDRAFSHWALGFAGSRRLSSRARRLQNVVTIFNSGYLLVCSLLLFALVGGPASHQLSTSGFLTFNSAYGMMLAACIQITGSVTMASAVGPLFDGLQPVISEVPEVSAAKESPGDLYGEIEVSNVSFRYHDDTPPVLHDVSFQARPGEFVAIVGPTGCGKSTLLRLLIGFDEPTTGAVLYDGMDLSSLDVTAVRRQCGVVLQNGQLFAGSILSNICGMGNYSLDEAWEAAEMAGLDEDLGRMPMGMHTVLSEGATTLSAGQRQRLMIARALIGRPRILFFDEATSALDNRTQEIVTQSMRRLNASRIVIAHRLSTVMRADRVLVLDAGRLVQSGSPDELLQDKDGMFYRLVQRQMS; this is encoded by the coding sequence GTGAGCACATCCCACTTCTCGATCAACTACGGCCCGGACGCGATGGATCTGTCCGAGCTCGCAACGGTCCTCAGCCCGCGGACCGACGGCGTCTTCGCGCTGGCCGACCCCGGGCGCATCTGGTTCGTCACCGAGGGCATGCTCGACCTCTTCGCCGCCAGCGAGGAGGAGGGCGGGCGCTGGACCTTCCTGTGCCGGGTCGGGACCGGCAGCGTGCTGTGCGGCGCCCGGCTGGACGGGCCGACCCTGGTCGGCAAACCGCTGCCCGGGGGCGCCGTGCAGTCCTGCACGCTGGGCGAGGCGCTCAACGTCGCGCTTCCGCGGGTCGGATACGGTGCCGGCGCGCCGGCGAGCGGGCTGGCGAAGCTACTGGCGGACGGACTGGACGCGGGGTTCGTGGCACTGGCCGACGCCGTGCGGACCGAACTGCCGCCGCGGGAGTTCGTCCCGCTGGAGACGGACAACGCCGACGGGTCGCGCCGCGCCCTGCTGCCGCCCGGTGCCATGGCACGCTCGGTCGACGGTGTGGTGTGGATCGAGGTGATCCGCGGTTCCGTCGCACTGGCGCTGACCGACTTCGACGAGTCCGGCGGGTCCACCCGGCCCGCCCCTGCCCCTGCGCCCGCCCCCGCCCCCGCACAGCCCCCCGCGCAGCCCGCACCGCCCGCCCATGACCCGTTCGCCACCATGGGCTGGCCCGGCCGGGGCGTCACCAAGCGGTTCCTGGTCACCGAGTCGGACTGGGTGCGCTCCGCGGACGGCGCGACGGTGGGCGTACTGCGCACCCCGGAGGTCATGGCAGACCCGGGCTTCGCCGACGAGGTGCTGTCCCAGCAGCGCCTTCTCATGCGCCGGTTGACCGACCGGATGCACAGCCGGCGGTCCACGGCCCGCCGGGAGATGAACCAGCGGCGGAGGCTGGACGCCGAGACGCTTCAGCGTTCCTCGCAGGCTCTGGCATCGGTGCTCGACCCGTTCCGCCTGTCGGGGAGCGGCGACTTCGACCCGGCCGACCAGGACGCCTATCTGGCGGTGGCCCGCGTCGTCGGGCACGCCTCGGGCGTCGAGGTCACCCGCACCTCCACGTCGGAGGCATCGGACTCCCGACTGGGCCCCGTGGAGCGGATCGCGGTGTCCTCGCGCTTCCGCACCCGCGAGGTCCGCCTGGACGGCGACTGGTGGAAGACCGACCTGGGGCCGCTCTTCGCCCACCTCGGTTCGGATGCCACCGAAGGGCCGGGTGGCCCGTCGGACATCAACGTCAGCAAGCGCACCCCGGTGGCACTGATCTGGCACCGTGGCCGGTACCAGGTCCGCGAGCCGGGCGGCAGGACCACGAGGGTCGGCCGCTCCTACGCCGCCCGGTTGGAGCCGATCGCGTGGATGTTCTACCCGCCGCTGCCGGACGAACCCCTGGATCGGAACGCGTTGATCCGTTTCGGGCTGCGTGGCAGCGCCCGGGACGGGGCGCTGATGATCGGGCTCGGGCTGGCCGCGGCACTGCTCGGCCTGCTGGTCCCGGTGCTCACCGGTAAGGTGCTCGGCGTCCTGGTGCCCCACGCGGACCGGGGGCCCCTGACGCAGGTGTGCGTGGTGCTGTTCGCCGCGGCCCTGCTCTCGGCGGTCTTGTCGGCGGTACAGAACCTGTCGCTGCTCCGGCTGGAGGGGCGCTTCGAGGCGCGGGCCCAAGCCGCGGTGTGGGACCGGCTGTTGCGGCTTCCCACCTCCTTCTTCAACAAGACCTCCACCGGCGAGTTGAGCAACTCCGCGATGGGCATCAGCACCATCCGGGACGTGCTGTCCGGCATCACCACCCAAGTGGTGCTGGGCTGCCTGATGTTCATCACCAACATGAGCCTGCTGTTCTTCTACAGCGTCCCGCTGGCCCTGATGGCGCTGGCCCTGGCACTCGGCGGCGGCCTGATCTGCCTGATCGTGGGGATCAAGCAGACCAAGTGGCAGAAGCTGCTGACCGAGCACGACCACAAGCTGGCCGGCATCCTCTTCCAGATGCTCGGCGGCCTGTCCAAGCTGCGCGTCGCCGTGGCGGAGGACCGGGCGTTCTCCCACTGGGCGCTGGGATTCGCCGGATCGAGGCGGCTGTCCTCCCGTGCCCGCCGCCTGCAGAACGTGGTCACGATCTTCAACTCCGGCTATCTGCTGGTGTGCTCGTTGCTGCTGTTCGCGCTTGTCGGCGGCCCGGCCAGCCACCAGCTGTCCACCAGCGGGTTCCTGACCTTCAACAGCGCCTACGGCATGATGCTGGCGGCCTGCATCCAGATCACCGGAAGCGTCACCATGGCATCGGCCGTGGGACCGCTCTTCGACGGCCTGCAACCGGTGATCTCCGAGGTGCCGGAGGTGTCGGCGGCGAAGGAGTCGCCCGGCGACCTCTACGGCGAGATCGAGGTCAGCAACGTCAGTTTCCGCTACCACGACGACACGCCGCCGGTGCTGCACGATGTCAGCTTCCAGGCCCGGCCCGGGGAGTTCGTCGCCATCGTCGGTCCGACGGGGTGCGGGAAGTCGACGCTGCTACGGCTGCTGATCGGTTTCGACGAGCCCACCACCGGAGCGGTCCTCTACGACGGCATGGACCTGTCCTCGCTCGACGTGACGGCCGTCCGCCGGCAGTGCGGTGTCGTGCTGCAGAACGGGCAGCTCTTCGCCGGCAGCATCCTGTCCAACATCTGCGGCATGGGCAACTACTCGCTCGACGAAGCGTGGGAGGCCGCCGAGATGGCCGGCCTCGACGAGGATCTCGGACGGATGCCGATGGGCATGCACACCGTCCTGTCCGAAGGGGCGACGACGCTGTCGGCCGGCCAGCGACAGCGACTCATGATCGCCCGTGCGCTGATCGGCCGGCCCCGCATCCTCTTCTTCGACGAGGCCACCAGCGCGCTGGACAACCGCACCCAGGAGATCGTCACCCAGAGCATGCGGCGGCTGAACGCGAGCCGCATCGTGATCGCCCACCGGCTCTCGACGGTGATGCGGGCCGACCGGGTGCTGGTCCTGGACGCCGGCCGGCTCGTGCAGTCCGGCAGCCCGGACGAACTGCTGCAGGACAAGGACGGCATGTTCTACCGCCTCGTCCAGCGACAGATGTCCTGA
- a CDS encoding cytochrome P450: protein MPRPSTSGVIPAAGSDDRPPGPAEDLELAGIRADPLAFLQDLAGEYGDLCSHRTRGQNVWFANSPELVQHILKDNYTNYTKAGTPDDFMLTPLLGKGLLTSNGAQWERQRRLSAPSFRRVAVESFDGLMVEAAVDLATAWGEAADRGDAVRVDHDFTALTLRVVASALLGSELTAAGRGFGQAVDDINRFIGHFDGTPPQDADFRARLRAYTGAKDFLDRVVGTMIGARRLTGPDGHPRDLLDAMLGARDEHANAFSDQELHDQVLTMVMAGHETTAKALSWTLHLLDRHPEHAARVREEIDRVVGTRLPTAADLAGLVYTRQCLDEAIRLFPPVWLISRLAVEDDMLGGLRIPAGTLVCVSPWTLHRHPDHWEAPEEYRPERFEPEQQHARAGHAYLPFGGGPRVCIGQAFATTEAMLVLTVVLQRLRLTQAPGTTVVPEALVTLRPRDGLLMQVERRHG, encoded by the coding sequence ATGCCCCGCCCCTCCACGTCCGGCGTCATCCCGGCAGCCGGCTCCGACGATCGTCCGCCAGGACCGGCAGAGGACCTGGAGCTGGCCGGCATCCGTGCGGACCCGCTCGCCTTCCTGCAGGACCTGGCCGGCGAATACGGCGACCTGTGCAGCCATCGCACTCGCGGCCAGAACGTGTGGTTCGCCAATTCGCCCGAACTCGTCCAGCACATTCTCAAGGACAACTACACCAACTACACCAAGGCCGGCACGCCGGACGACTTCATGCTGACCCCTCTGCTCGGCAAGGGGCTGCTCACCAGCAACGGCGCGCAGTGGGAACGCCAGCGCCGGCTGTCCGCGCCGTCCTTCCGCCGCGTGGCGGTCGAGTCGTTCGACGGCCTGATGGTCGAGGCGGCCGTCGATCTGGCCACCGCCTGGGGCGAGGCGGCCGACCGGGGCGATGCCGTTCGCGTGGACCACGACTTCACGGCACTGACGCTGCGGGTGGTCGCCTCCGCGCTGCTCGGCTCGGAACTGACCGCGGCCGGCCGCGGGTTCGGGCAGGCCGTCGACGACATCAACCGGTTCATCGGCCACTTCGACGGGACCCCGCCCCAGGACGCGGACTTCCGGGCCCGGCTCCGGGCGTACACGGGCGCGAAGGACTTCCTGGACCGGGTGGTCGGCACCATGATCGGGGCCCGGCGGCTGACCGGCCCCGACGGGCACCCCAGGGACCTGCTGGACGCGATGCTGGGCGCCCGGGACGAGCACGCCAACGCCTTCTCCGACCAGGAGCTGCACGACCAGGTCCTGACCATGGTGATGGCCGGTCACGAGACGACCGCCAAGGCCCTCAGCTGGACGCTCCACCTGCTCGACCGGCACCCCGAGCACGCGGCGCGGGTCCGGGAGGAGATCGACCGGGTGGTGGGTACGCGGCTGCCGACCGCCGCGGACCTGGCCGGACTGGTCTACACCAGGCAGTGCCTCGACGAGGCCATCCGTCTGTTCCCGCCGGTGTGGCTGATCTCCCGGCTCGCGGTGGAGGACGACATGCTCGGCGGGCTCCGTATCCCCGCCGGCACGCTGGTGTGCGTCAGCCCCTGGACGCTGCACCGGCATCCGGACCACTGGGAGGCGCCGGAGGAGTACCGGCCGGAGCGGTTCGAGCCCGAGCAGCAGCATGCCCGCGCGGGCCACGCGTACCTGCCGTTCGGCGGTGGTCCCCGGGTCTGCATCGGGCAGGCGTTCGCCACGACCGAGGCGATGCTCGTGCTGACGGTCGTCCTGCAACGGCTCCGGCTGACCCAGGCGCCCGGCACCACGGTCGTCCCCGAAGCGCTGGTGACCCTGCGGCCGCGTGACGGTCTGCTGATGCAGGTGGAGCGGCGCCATGGATGA
- a CDS encoding MinD/ParA family ATP-binding protein, producing the protein MSSDRDYNRAGGAGPGDDLSESDRTSELTIRSRLPTWYMVSAPDAAEPDSAEPEDAVPGPAAASGTSGAAASVPAAAPQEQQSQEEEEEEEPRTQILRRPLLQGGAGLPQNQQPQPGTAGAPQRLPARSGYGFPQSDQPAAPGQPAAPAPVTAIPAVPAAPAVPAAPAAPTPATPAVPAAPATFGPPEPPTGTPQPGATPGDPRTEQPGVPQGFGPPMDPRAGGWPTVTPDQRQRTTQGGAPLGYTAAVELSSERLLRNQPRPKKPGANAQPSRFKLGGKKEEAERKRKLELIRTPVLACYRIAVISLKGGVGKTTTTTALGSTLASERQDKILAIDANPDAGTLGRRVRRETGATIRDLVQTIPYINSYMDIRRFTSQAPSGLEIIANDVDPAVSTAFNDEDYRRAIDVLGRQYPVILTDSGTGLLYSAMRGVLDLADQLIIVSTPSVDGASSASTTLDWLSAHGYAELVARSITVISGVRETGKMIKVDDIVAHFQTRCRGVQVVPFDEHLAAGAEVDLDMMRPKTREAYFNLSAMVAEDFVRAQQVQGLWTQDGSNSPPVQAPSMPGQPGYQGQQPGQPGQPGQPGQPGQYPPPNPQQGYGYPPPQQ; encoded by the coding sequence GTGAGCAGCGATCGGGACTACAACCGCGCGGGCGGGGCCGGTCCTGGCGACGACCTGTCAGAGTCCGACCGCACCAGTGAGTTGACGATCAGATCGCGGCTGCCCACCTGGTACATGGTGAGCGCGCCGGACGCCGCCGAGCCGGACAGCGCGGAGCCCGAGGACGCGGTGCCCGGGCCGGCAGCCGCGTCCGGGACGTCCGGAGCGGCGGCGTCGGTGCCCGCGGCCGCACCGCAGGAGCAGCAGTCGCAGGAGGAAGAGGAAGAGGAAGAGCCGCGCACGCAGATTCTGCGCCGGCCCCTCCTCCAGGGCGGTGCCGGTTTACCGCAGAACCAGCAGCCGCAGCCCGGGACCGCGGGAGCGCCGCAACGGCTGCCCGCGCGGAGCGGATACGGGTTCCCGCAGTCGGACCAGCCCGCGGCGCCCGGCCAGCCCGCGGCGCCCGCGCCCGTGACCGCGATACCCGCTGTTCCGGCGGCACCTGCTGTTCCGGCGGCACCCGCTGCGCCCACGCCCGCGACCCCCGCCGTGCCGGCGGCACCCGCGACTTTCGGCCCGCCGGAACCACCGACGGGCACCCCGCAGCCGGGTGCCACGCCCGGCGACCCACGGACCGAGCAGCCCGGAGTGCCGCAGGGATTCGGCCCTCCCATGGACCCGCGGGCCGGTGGCTGGCCGACCGTGACGCCCGATCAGCGCCAGCGCACCACGCAGGGCGGCGCGCCGCTCGGCTACACCGCGGCGGTCGAGCTGAGTTCGGAGCGGCTGCTGCGCAATCAGCCGAGGCCGAAGAAGCCCGGTGCCAACGCGCAGCCGTCCCGGTTCAAGCTCGGCGGCAAGAAGGAGGAGGCGGAGCGGAAGCGGAAGCTGGAGCTGATCCGTACGCCGGTGCTGGCGTGTTATCGGATCGCGGTCATCAGCCTCAAGGGTGGGGTCGGCAAGACCACGACCACCACCGCGCTCGGCTCCACCCTCGCCAGTGAGCGGCAGGACAAGATCCTGGCGATCGACGCCAACCCTGACGCGGGCACGCTGGGCCGCCGGGTGCGCCGGGAGACCGGCGCCACCATTCGCGACCTGGTGCAGACGATCCCCTACATCAACAGTTACATGGACATCCGCCGCTTCACCTCGCAGGCGCCCTCCGGTCTGGAGATCATCGCCAACGACGTGGACCCGGCGGTCTCCACGGCGTTCAACGACGAGGACTACCGCCGCGCCATCGACGTCCTGGGCCGCCAGTACCCGGTCATCCTCACCGACTCCGGCACCGGCCTGCTCTACAGCGCCATGCGCGGGGTGCTGGACCTGGCCGACCAGCTGATCATCGTCTCGACACCGTCCGTGGACGGCGCCTCCAGCGCCAGCACCACCCTCGACTGGCTGTCCGCCCACGGCTACGCCGAACTCGTCGCCCGCAGCATCACCGTCATCTCCGGCGTCCGCGAAACCGGCAAGATGATCAAGGTCGACGACATCGTGGCGCACTTCCAGACCCGCTGCCGCGGAGTCCAGGTCGTCCCCTTCGACGAACACCTGGCAGCCGGCGCCGAGGTCGACCTCGACATGATGCGGCCCAAGACCCGCGAGGCGTACTTCAACCTCTCCGCGATGGTCGCCGAGGACTTCGTACGGGCACAGCAGGTACAGGGCCTGTGGACACAGGACGGCAGCAACTCACCGCCCGTACAGGCGCCGTCGATGCCGGGGCAGCCCGGCTACCAGGGCCAGCAGCCAGGCCAGCCCGGTCAACCCGGTCAACCCGGTCAACCCGGGCAGTATCCACCCCCCAACCCGCAACAGGGCTACGGCTACCCGCCACCTCAGCAGTAG